From Streptomyces durmitorensis, a single genomic window includes:
- a CDS encoding peptidoglycan recognition protein family protein, giving the protein MRGFLASSIGVTCAAALALPLTLPSSGARAATPDAQPPAGRSAESVPGSTQSLPLTPLGSDRSVGGGASREQGLLQRDVRPFSLVGVVWDDPDDELHGSVQVRTRASGTGTWSGWQPVETHNHEHAADPDDPERATGRVRGSTAPLWVGDSDGVEIRVRGEAPQHRASAGSLAEQALPAGLRLELVDPGAEPPPQGSVPEGPRTTALTAETAASSAVNADLAPMGASAIPALSKKETQDDLIAARGGPEDSVGKARPYVGPRPRIITRKGWGADEKLREKDFAYTKSVKAAFVHHSASGNNYRCSQAGSVLRSIYRYHVKSSGWRDFGYNFAVDKCGNIYEGRAGGVAKPVLGAHTLGFNTNSMGIAVLGSFGYSSPPAAAVNAVARLTAWKLGLYGANPRGMTYLKSGGGNLYKKGKNVRLHVISGHRDGFATECPGSRLYKKLGKARSSSARFQGR; this is encoded by the coding sequence ATGCGTGGATTTCTAGCTTCCTCGATCGGCGTCACGTGCGCGGCCGCCCTGGCGCTCCCCCTCACCCTGCCGTCGTCCGGCGCCCGCGCCGCGACCCCGGACGCTCAGCCGCCGGCCGGGCGATCCGCGGAATCGGTTCCGGGCAGCACACAGTCACTCCCGCTCACCCCACTCGGCTCCGACCGCTCCGTCGGCGGCGGCGCATCCCGCGAACAGGGCCTGCTCCAGCGCGATGTCCGGCCCTTCTCCCTCGTCGGCGTCGTCTGGGACGACCCGGACGACGAACTGCACGGCAGCGTCCAGGTCCGCACGCGCGCCAGCGGCACCGGCACCTGGTCCGGCTGGCAGCCCGTGGAGACCCACAACCACGAGCACGCCGCCGACCCGGACGACCCGGAGCGCGCCACGGGCAGGGTCCGCGGCTCCACGGCGCCGCTGTGGGTCGGCGACTCGGACGGCGTCGAGATCCGCGTACGAGGAGAGGCGCCGCAGCACCGCGCGAGCGCGGGATCCCTCGCGGAACAGGCCCTTCCGGCGGGCCTGCGTCTCGAACTCGTCGACCCCGGCGCCGAGCCGCCCCCGCAGGGCTCCGTGCCCGAAGGCCCCCGCACCACGGCCCTGACCGCCGAGACCGCGGCCTCCTCCGCGGTCAACGCCGACCTCGCCCCGATGGGCGCATCCGCCATCCCCGCGCTCAGCAAGAAGGAGACGCAGGACGACCTGATCGCGGCCCGCGGCGGCCCGGAGGACTCCGTGGGGAAGGCGAGGCCCTACGTGGGCCCCCGGCCGCGCATCATCACGCGCAAGGGCTGGGGCGCGGACGAGAAGCTCCGCGAGAAGGACTTCGCGTACACGAAGTCCGTGAAGGCCGCCTTCGTGCACCACAGCGCGTCCGGCAACAACTACCGCTGCTCACAGGCGGGCTCCGTGCTGCGCAGCATCTACCGCTACCACGTCAAGAGCAGCGGCTGGCGTGACTTCGGCTACAACTTCGCCGTCGACAAGTGCGGAAACATCTACGAAGGGCGTGCCGGAGGTGTGGCCAAGCCCGTCCTCGGGGCCCACACTCTCGGTTTCAACACCAACAGCATGGGCATCGCCGTCCTCGGCAGCTTCGGCTACTCCAGCCCGCCCGCGGCCGCCGTGAACGCCGTCGCCCGGCTGACCGCCTGGAAGCTCGGCCTGTACGGCGCGAACCCGCGAGGAATGACATATCTGAAGTCCGGGGGTGGCAATCTGTACAAGAAGGGCAAGAACGTCCGGCTCCATGTGATCTCCGGGCACCGTGACGGTTTCGCCACGGAATGCCCCGGTAGTCGCCTGTACAAGAAGCTGGGCAAGGCCCGGTCCTCCTCGGCTCGTTTCCAGGGCCGCTGA
- a CDS encoding nucleotidyltransferase family protein, producing the protein MTEAILLVGGKGTRLRPLTVHTPKPMVPAAGVPFLTHQLARARAAGVEHIVLATSYLAEVFEPYFGDGSALGLHIEYVTETEPLGTGGAIRNVASRLRSDPDEPVLIFNGDILTGLDIRALVTTHEESGADVSLHLTKVDDPRAYGLVPTDGTGRVQAFLEKPQTPEEIVTDQINAGAYVFRRSVIDTIPAGRPVSVERETFPDLLASGAHLQGMVDSTYWLDLGTPQAFVRGSADLVLGRAPSPAIPGRCGDRLVLPTATVAPDAKLTGGTVVGDDAVIGEGARVDGSTVLAGAVIEPNAVITDSLIGAGARVGARTVLTGAVIGDGADIGPDNELRDGVRVWCGARLPAGAVRFSSDQ; encoded by the coding sequence GTGACAGAAGCGATCCTCCTGGTCGGCGGCAAGGGAACCCGGCTGCGTCCGCTCACGGTGCACACCCCCAAACCGATGGTTCCGGCGGCGGGCGTCCCGTTCCTCACCCACCAGCTGGCGCGGGCGCGCGCGGCAGGCGTGGAGCACATCGTCCTGGCGACCTCGTACCTCGCCGAGGTCTTCGAGCCGTACTTCGGGGACGGCTCGGCGCTCGGCCTCCACATCGAGTACGTCACGGAGACCGAGCCCCTCGGCACGGGCGGCGCGATCCGCAACGTGGCATCGCGCCTGCGCTCGGACCCCGACGAGCCGGTCCTGATCTTCAACGGCGACATCCTCACGGGCCTGGACATCCGTGCCCTGGTCACGACGCACGAGGAGTCGGGAGCGGACGTCTCCCTGCACCTCACGAAGGTCGACGACCCCCGCGCGTACGGCCTCGTGCCGACCGACGGGACGGGCAGGGTGCAGGCCTTCCTGGAGAAGCCGCAGACCCCCGAGGAGATCGTCACCGACCAGATCAACGCGGGTGCGTACGTGTTCCGGCGCTCGGTCATCGACACCATCCCGGCAGGCCGCCCGGTCTCGGTGGAACGCGAGACGTTCCCCGACCTCCTGGCCTCGGGAGCCCACCTCCAGGGCATGGTCGACTCGACGTACTGGCTGGACCTGGGCACACCCCAGGCCTTCGTACGCGGCTCCGCCGACCTCGTCCTCGGCCGCGCCCCGTCCCCCGCGATCCCCGGCCGCTGCGGCGACCGCCTGGTCCTGCCGACGGCCACGGTCGCCCCGGACGCGAAGCTCACCGGCGGCACGGTGGTCGGCGACGACGCGGTGATCGGCGAGGGCGCACGGGTGGACGGCAGCACGGTCCTCGCGGGCGCGGTGATCGAACCGAACGCGGTGATCACGGACTCACTGATCGGCGCGGGCGCGCGGGTGGGCGCACGCACGGTCCTGACGGGCGCGGTGATCGGCGACGGCGCGGACATCGGCCCCGACAACGAACTGCGCGACGGAGTACGGGTGTGGTGCGGGGCGAGGCTGCCGGCGGGGGCGGTGCGGTTCTCGTCGGACCAGTAG
- a CDS encoding DNA-3-methyladenine glycosylase family protein, whose protein sequence is MSSRFAPRSTPTRTTVRGGETAIPQGMPRQPTAARTRTWTPPHPLNLGLTLGPLRRGPADPTFRATPDGSAWRASRTPQGPGTLRVALRADTVEAEAWGPGAAWLLDQLPQLLGDSDTPEDFTPRHRLLAATAHRRPGLRLLRTGLVLESLIPSILEQKVTTDEAYRAWRLLVRKYGEPAPGKTPAQLRLHVMPDPRTWTLIPSWEWHKAGVDDKRASTILRAARVAARMEEAVTMTPPEAQARLELIPGIGPWTSAETIQRSNGAPDAVTVGDLHLPGIIGYALAGDRTADDEEMLRLLEPYAGQRHRAARLILLSGRTPARRQPKMPKTDIAAL, encoded by the coding sequence ATGTCATCCCGCTTCGCCCCCCGCTCCACCCCCACCCGCACCACAGTGCGCGGCGGCGAAACGGCGATCCCCCAGGGCATGCCCCGCCAACCCACAGCGGCGCGCACCCGCACCTGGACCCCGCCCCACCCCCTGAACCTGGGCCTGACCCTGGGCCCCCTGCGAAGGGGCCCCGCGGACCCCACGTTCCGCGCGACCCCGGACGGCTCGGCCTGGCGGGCAAGCCGCACCCCTCAGGGCCCCGGCACACTCAGGGTCGCCCTCCGCGCGGACACGGTGGAGGCGGAGGCATGGGGTCCAGGAGCCGCCTGGCTCCTGGACCAACTCCCGCAGCTGCTCGGCGATTCGGACACCCCGGAGGACTTCACCCCCCGCCACCGCCTGCTCGCGGCAACAGCGCACCGCCGCCCCGGCCTCCGCCTGCTCCGCACGGGCCTGGTCCTGGAGTCCCTGATCCCGTCGATCCTGGAACAGAAGGTCACGACGGACGAGGCGTACCGCGCCTGGCGCCTCCTGGTCCGCAAGTACGGCGAACCGGCACCGGGCAAGACCCCCGCCCAGCTCCGCCTGCACGTCATGCCGGACCCCAGGACCTGGACCCTGATCCCGTCCTGGGAGTGGCACAAGGCGGGCGTGGACGACAAACGCGCGTCGACGATCCTGCGCGCGGCACGCGTGGCCGCGCGCATGGAGGAGGCGGTGACGATGACCCCGCCCGAAGCCCAGGCCCGCCTTGAACTGATCCCGGGCATCGGCCCCTGGACGTCGGCGGAGACGATCCAGCGCAGCAACGGCGCCCCGGACGCGGTCACGGTGGGCGACCTCCACCTGCCGGGAATCATCGGCTATGCGCTGGCAGGCGACCGCACGGCGGACGACGAGGAGATGCTGCGCCTCCTGGAGCCCTACGCGGGCCAGCGCCACCGAGCGGCCCGCCTGATCCTCCTGAGCGGCCGCACCCCGGCCCGCAGACAGCCGAAAATGCCGAAGACAGACATCGCCGCGCTGTAA
- a CDS encoding coenzyme F420-0:L-glutamate ligase, whose translation MSSSDAGASPSYRVWAVPGLPEVRQGDDLAKLIAATEPGLADGDVLLVTSKIVSKAEGRIVEASDREAAIDAETVRVVARRGTLRIVENRQGLVMAAAGVDASNTPAGTVLLLPEDADASARAVRDGLRDALGVDVGVVVTDTFGRPWRNGLTDVAIGAAGVRVLDDLRGGTDAYGNPLSATVVATADELAAAGDLVKGKAGGLPVAVVRGLPHVVGESGAAGEADEGARVMVRSSRDDMFRLGTSEAVREAVTQRRTVREFTDEPVDPGAVRRAVAAAVTAPAPHHTTPWRFVLLESEESRVRLLDAMRAAWVADLERDGKSSESIAKRVRRGDVLRKAPYLVVPCLVMDGSHTYGDARRDAAEREMFVVAAGAGVQNFLVALAGERLGSAWVSSTMFCRDVVRDVLGLPGSWDPMGAVAVGHAAAEPVARAARDAGDFVEVR comes from the coding sequence GTGAGCTCTTCCGACGCCGGGGCTTCCCCCTCGTACCGGGTGTGGGCCGTTCCCGGGCTGCCCGAGGTGCGGCAGGGGGACGACCTCGCCAAGCTGATCGCCGCCACGGAACCGGGGCTCGCCGACGGTGACGTACTGCTCGTCACCTCGAAGATCGTCAGCAAGGCCGAGGGGCGGATCGTCGAGGCGAGCGACCGCGAGGCGGCCATCGACGCGGAGACCGTACGGGTCGTGGCGCGGCGCGGGACCCTGCGCATCGTCGAGAACCGGCAGGGCCTTGTGATGGCCGCCGCCGGTGTCGATGCCTCCAACACTCCTGCCGGGACCGTCCTGTTGCTGCCCGAGGACGCCGACGCATCGGCGCGTGCGGTGCGGGACGGGCTGCGGGACGCGCTGGGTGTGGACGTGGGGGTCGTGGTCACGGACACCTTCGGGCGGCCCTGGCGCAACGGCCTGACGGACGTCGCCATCGGGGCGGCGGGCGTGCGGGTGCTCGACGATCTGCGGGGCGGGACCGACGCGTACGGCAATCCGCTGAGCGCGACGGTCGTCGCCACCGCGGACGAGCTGGCCGCCGCGGGTGATCTCGTCAAGGGGAAGGCCGGCGGGCTGCCGGTCGCGGTGGTCCGCGGGCTGCCGCACGTCGTCGGGGAATCCGGTGCGGCCGGGGAGGCCGACGAGGGGGCCCGGGTCATGGTGCGGAGCTCCCGTGACGACATGTTCCGGCTCGGGACGTCCGAGGCCGTCCGGGAAGCCGTGACACAGCGGCGGACCGTGCGGGAGTTCACGGACGAGCCGGTGGATCCCGGGGCCGTGCGGCGGGCCGTGGCGGCGGCGGTGACGGCGCCCGCGCCGCATCACACGACGCCGTGGCGGTTCGTCCTGCTTGAGTCCGAGGAGTCGCGGGTGCGGCTGCTCGACGCGATGCGGGCCGCTTGGGTCGCGGACCTTGAGAGGGACGGGAAGTCTTCGGAGTCCATTGCCAAGCGGGTGCGGCGGGGGGATGTGCTGCGCAAGGCCCCGTACTTGGTGGTGCCTTGTCTGGTGATGGACGGCTCGCATACGTATGGGGACGCTCGGCGGGATGCGGCCGAGCGGGAGATGTTCGTCGTCGCCGCGGGCGCCGGGGTGCAGAACTTCCTTGTCGCGCTTGCCGGGGAGCGGCTCGGGTCCGCTTGGGTCTCGTCGACGATGTTCTGCCGGGATGTCGTACGGGACGTTCTTGGGCTTCCGGGGTCGTGGGATCCGATGGGGGCGGTGGCTGTGGGGCATGCGGCGGCTGAGCCTGTCGCTCGGGCCGCGCGGGATGCGGGGGACTTCGTCGAGGTTCGGTGA
- the cofD gene encoding 2-phospho-L-lactate transferase yields MRIVVLAGGIGGARFLRGLKKAAPDADITVIGNTGDDIHLFGLKVCPDLDTVMYTLGGGINEEQGWGRTDETFKVKEELTAYGVGPEWFGLGDRDFATHIVRTQMLAAGFPLSAVTEALCERWQPGVRLIPMSDDRVETHVAVTVDGEQKAVHFQEYWVRLRASVDAHAIVPVGADQAKPAPGVLEAIAEADVVLFPPSNPVVSVGTILAVPGIREAIADAGVPVVGLSPIVGDAPVRGMADKVLAAVGVETTAAAVAEHYGSGLLDGWLVDTVDAGVVERVESAGIQCRAIPLMMSDIDATAEMARAALALAEEVRA; encoded by the coding sequence ATGCGCATTGTGGTCCTGGCCGGCGGTATCGGCGGCGCCCGTTTCCTCCGCGGGCTCAAGAAAGCCGCGCCTGACGCGGACATCACGGTCATCGGCAACACCGGTGACGACATTCACCTGTTCGGCCTGAAGGTCTGCCCCGACCTCGACACCGTGATGTACACCCTCGGCGGCGGCATCAACGAAGAGCAGGGCTGGGGACGTACGGACGAGACGTTCAAGGTCAAGGAAGAACTCACGGCGTACGGAGTGGGTCCCGAGTGGTTCGGGCTCGGCGACCGGGACTTCGCCACGCACATCGTGCGGACGCAGATGCTGGCCGCCGGATTCCCGCTCAGCGCGGTGACGGAAGCGCTCTGCGAGCGCTGGCAGCCGGGCGTGCGGCTCATCCCGATGTCGGACGACCGCGTCGAGACGCATGTCGCCGTCACGGTCGACGGCGAGCAGAAGGCCGTGCACTTCCAGGAGTACTGGGTGCGCCTTCGGGCCTCCGTGGACGCGCACGCCATCGTGCCGGTCGGCGCCGACCAGGCCAAGCCCGCGCCCGGTGTCCTGGAGGCGATCGCCGAAGCGGACGTCGTGCTCTTCCCGCCGTCCAACCCCGTGGTGAGCGTCGGGACGATCCTCGCCGTGCCGGGCATTCGCGAGGCCATCGCCGACGCGGGCGTGCCCGTCGTCGGGCTCTCCCCCATCGTCGGGGACGCTCCCGTGCGGGGCATGGCCGACAAGGTGCTCGCCGCGGTGGGCGTGGAGACTACGGCCGCCGCGGTCGCCGAGCACTACGGAAGCGGGCTGCTCGACGGCTGGCTCGTCGACACCGTGGACGCGGGGGTCGTGGAGCGGGTCGAGTCGGCCGGGATCCAGTGCCGGGCGATTCCGCTGATGATGAGCGACATCGACGCGACCGCCGAGATGGCGCGTGCGGCGCTCGCCCTCGCGGAGGAGGTGCGGGCGTGA
- a CDS encoding cysteine dioxygenase: protein MNSDSDLQIAGDILEVTHLLQPAREHPATVAEFVGLARTIAADRAQWSHLVEYDATSRWYHRLRTGPGYEVWLLSWVPGQGSGPHDHGLSSGVLTVLEGELTERTDRGQRALGAGAQRVFAPGYVHDVVNDSLEPAVSLHIYYPGLTDMPMHAAQCGVRATAQAAGDVVTA, encoded by the coding sequence ATGAACAGCGACAGCGACCTCCAGATCGCCGGCGACATCCTCGAAGTCACCCACCTCCTGCAGCCCGCCCGCGAGCACCCGGCCACCGTGGCCGAGTTCGTCGGCCTGGCCCGCACCATCGCGGCCGACCGCGCGCAGTGGTCCCACCTCGTCGAGTACGACGCGACGAGCCGTTGGTACCACCGCCTGCGCACGGGCCCTGGCTACGAGGTCTGGCTGCTCTCCTGGGTGCCCGGACAGGGCAGCGGCCCGCACGACCACGGCCTCTCCTCGGGCGTACTCACCGTCCTGGAGGGTGAGTTGACCGAGCGCACGGACCGCGGCCAGCGCGCGCTCGGCGCCGGGGCCCAGCGCGTCTTCGCGCCCGGGTACGTCCACGACGTGGTCAACGACTCCCTGGAACCGGCCGTCAGCCTGCACATCTACTACCCCGGCCTGACCGACATGCCGATGCACGCGGCGCAGTGCGGCGTGCGGGCCACCGCTCAGGCCGCCGGAGATGTCGTAACCGCCTGA
- a CDS encoding WhiB family transcriptional regulator, which produces MTELVQELLVEDADEELGWQERALCAQTDPESFFPEKGGSTREAKKVCLACEVRSECLEYALANDERFGIWGGLSERERRRLKKAAV; this is translated from the coding sequence ATGACCGAGCTGGTTCAGGAACTGCTGGTCGAGGACGCGGACGAGGAACTCGGCTGGCAGGAGCGCGCGCTGTGCGCCCAGACCGATCCCGAGTCCTTCTTCCCCGAGAAGGGCGGCTCCACGCGAGAGGCCAAGAAGGTCTGCCTCGCCTGTGAGGTTCGCTCGGAATGCCTTGAGTACGCACTGGCGAACGACGAGCGGTTCGGTATCTGGGGCGGCCTTTCGGAGCGCGAACGCCGCCGTCTGAAGAAGGCCGCCGTCTGA
- a CDS encoding glycosyltransferase family 2 protein, translating into MSVHSHSAASHHDAAAPEFPRHVVTAVIVSHDGARWLPDALAGLLGQERPVQNAVAADTGSADDSARLVTEALGPDRVLHLARRSGFGTAVDEANRTAGVLTPEELPYLKRPSGWDPVSRSWRDDAYDLPELPHGEPEQWLWLLHDDCAPEPGALAELLRVVENEREVGKDVAIVGPKLRGWYDRRQLLEVGVSIANSGRRWTGIDRREQDQGQHDHVRPVLSVSTAGMLIRRDVFAELGGFDRRLPLMRDDVDLCWRAQNAGHRVLVAPEAVVRHAEASSRERRTVDCVGRTSTSPHRVDKAGAAYTLLVNARTAVLPWVLFRLVFGTLLRTVAYLVGKVPGQAVDEVAGLLGTLLRPGRIAGARKQRGKSALEPAEMRPLFPPPGATVRATVEQVAGNVVGRSDPEAVTGAGRHGAVESGPGGDDADFLQVEQFARLKRMARKPGPMLFVVLLFVSLIACRELLGGGALAGGALLPAPGDSSALWSRYLDAWHPVGTGGTQSAPPYIALVAGLSSLLFGSTGLAVTVLLVGSVPLAGFAAYFASRPLVESRLLRAWASVAYAFLPAATGALAGGRIGTAVLAILLPLMARAGIAASGLTSSEGSRGSWRASWAFALLLTLTTAFTPIMWPIALVLGLALLVVRRGDITAYGLRFLAALGTPLLMLAPWSLSLLPFGFFGEAGLEFGTGSATGLDLLGGSPGGPGTVDGLLLIGIVLAALAALLRTERQLAVRTAWLVALVSLVFAALSNSSAWAGPATLGYGIALLAAAALGADGARTRVAEQSFGWRQPVAVLIAFAAAAGPLLVAAGWMIRGADGPLERRDPVQVPAFVAEESGTQDQARTLVLDSDSAAQVAYTLVRGSGARLGDAELAEAGGSNQHLDKIVARLLAGSGADQADQLGGFAVRYVLVRDGAPRQMSRTLDATPGLTRLSQEDGSALWRVDRQVSRAAIVPESGDPLPVAAGPVELHTNIPAGDEGRTLRLADAADDGWTATLDGTPLTRTTLDGWAQGFDLPATGGRLDVVYESPASHTGWLWAQGALAVVLVVLALPGRRRDVDDDLPDEPVIPAQPVEGEGRRARRLRAAQAEQEAAQAAAGQDEAAGAVPPPPEEEAFAAVPQQQSYDEWEAPAHAGAEYGTYQGEQQYQDAQYPAGGYDQADQVAYQDPYQGGQYDPYAYGGAQQGGEQYGQSFDATYGQQPPMPPQPPQPPHGTDSERPDGSQQ; encoded by the coding sequence ATGTCCGTGCACAGCCATTCGGCAGCCAGTCACCACGACGCTGCCGCCCCTGAGTTCCCGCGGCACGTCGTCACCGCCGTGATCGTCTCCCACGACGGCGCCCGCTGGCTGCCCGACGCCCTCGCCGGCCTGCTCGGCCAGGAGCGCCCGGTGCAGAACGCCGTCGCCGCGGACACCGGCAGCGCGGACGACTCCGCCCGCCTGGTCACCGAGGCACTCGGCCCCGACCGCGTCCTGCACCTGGCCCGGCGCTCCGGCTTCGGCACCGCCGTCGACGAGGCGAACCGCACCGCCGGCGTGCTGACCCCGGAAGAGCTGCCCTATCTGAAGCGCCCCAGCGGCTGGGACCCGGTCAGCCGGTCCTGGCGCGACGACGCCTACGACCTCCCCGAACTGCCGCACGGCGAGCCCGAACAGTGGCTGTGGCTGCTGCACGACGACTGCGCGCCCGAGCCGGGCGCCCTCGCCGAACTGCTGCGCGTCGTGGAGAACGAACGCGAGGTCGGCAAGGACGTCGCGATCGTCGGCCCCAAGCTGCGCGGTTGGTACGACCGCCGCCAGCTCCTCGAGGTCGGCGTCTCCATCGCCAACAGCGGCCGCCGCTGGACCGGCATCGACCGCCGCGAACAGGACCAGGGCCAGCACGACCACGTACGGCCCGTCCTCTCGGTCTCCACCGCGGGCATGCTGATCCGGCGTGACGTCTTCGCCGAACTGGGCGGGTTCGACCGGCGCCTGCCGCTCATGCGGGACGACGTCGACCTGTGCTGGCGCGCGCAGAACGCGGGCCACCGCGTCCTCGTCGCCCCCGAAGCCGTCGTGCGGCACGCCGAGGCCTCCTCGCGCGAGCGCCGCACCGTCGACTGCGTCGGGCGTACGTCGACGTCGCCGCACCGCGTGGACAAGGCGGGCGCCGCCTACACCCTGCTCGTCAACGCCCGTACGGCCGTGCTGCCCTGGGTGCTCTTCCGGCTCGTCTTCGGCACCCTGCTGCGCACCGTCGCGTATCTGGTCGGCAAGGTTCCCGGCCAGGCCGTCGACGAGGTCGCCGGTCTCCTGGGGACGCTGCTGCGGCCCGGACGGATCGCCGGTGCCCGCAAGCAGCGCGGCAAGTCGGCGCTCGAACCGGCCGAGATGCGGCCGCTGTTCCCGCCGCCGGGCGCCACCGTGCGCGCGACCGTCGAACAGGTCGCCGGCAATGTCGTCGGCCGCTCCGACCCCGAGGCCGTCACCGGCGCGGGGCGGCACGGAGCCGTCGAGTCAGGGCCCGGCGGTGACGACGCCGACTTCCTTCAGGTCGAGCAGTTCGCACGGCTGAAGCGCATGGCCCGCAAGCCGGGGCCGATGCTCTTCGTGGTGCTCCTGTTCGTCTCGCTCATCGCCTGCCGTGAACTCCTCGGCGGCGGCGCCCTCGCGGGCGGCGCGCTGCTTCCCGCGCCCGGCGACTCCTCTGCCCTCTGGTCGCGCTATCTGGACGCCTGGCACCCCGTGGGGACCGGCGGCACGCAGTCGGCGCCGCCCTATATCGCGCTCGTCGCGGGGCTCAGCTCCCTGCTGTTCGGGTCCACCGGGCTCGCTGTCACGGTGCTTCTCGTCGGCTCGGTGCCGCTGGCCGGCTTCGCCGCCTACTTCGCGTCCCGGCCGCTTGTCGAGTCGCGTCTGCTGCGCGCCTGGGCCTCGGTCGCGTACGCCTTCCTGCCGGCCGCCACGGGCGCGCTCGCGGGCGGGCGCATCGGCACCGCCGTCCTGGCGATCCTGCTGCCGCTGATGGCACGCGCGGGCATCGCCGCGAGCGGACTGACCTCTTCGGAGGGCTCGCGCGGGAGCTGGCGCGCCTCCTGGGCGTTCGCCCTGCTCCTGACGCTCACCACCGCCTTCACGCCGATCATGTGGCCGATCGCCCTGGTGCTCGGCCTCGCGCTCCTGGTGGTGCGCAGGGGCGACATCACGGCGTACGGCCTTCGCTTCCTCGCCGCGCTCGGCACCCCGCTCCTGATGCTCGCGCCCTGGTCGCTCTCGCTGCTGCCCTTCGGCTTCTTCGGAGAGGCGGGCCTGGAGTTCGGCACCGGCTCCGCGACCGGCCTGGACCTGCTCGGGGGCAGCCCCGGCGGCCCCGGGACGGTGGACGGGCTGCTGCTCATCGGCATCGTGCTCGCCGCCCTGGCCGCGCTGCTTCGCACCGAGCGGCAGTTGGCGGTCCGTACGGCCTGGCTCGTCGCGCTGGTCTCGCTCGTCTTCGCGGCGCTCTCGAACAGCTCGGCGTGGGCAGGGCCCGCGACCCTCGGGTACGGCATCGCGCTCCTGGCGGCCGCCGCCCTCGGTGCCGACGGCGCACGCACGCGTGTCGCCGAGCAGAGCTTCGGCTGGCGTCAGCCGGTCGCCGTCCTCATCGCGTTCGCGGCCGCCGCCGGACCGCTGCTCGTCGCCGCGGGGTGGATGATCCGCGGCGCCGACGGCCCGCTGGAGCGGCGCGACCCGGTGCAGGTGCCGGCGTTCGTCGCCGAGGAGAGCGGTACGCAGGACCAGGCCCGCACGCTCGTCCTGGACAGCGACTCGGCCGCCCAGGTCGCGTACACACTCGTGCGCGGCTCCGGCGCCCGGCTCGGTGACGCCGAGCTCGCCGAAGCGGGCGGCTCGAACCAGCACCTCGACAAGATCGTCGCCAGGCTCCTCGCGGGCTCCGGCGCCGACCAGGCCGACCAGCTCGGCGGCTTCGCCGTGCGCTACGTCCTCGTACGCGACGGCGCGCCCCGCCAGATGAGCCGCACCCTGGACGCCACGCCCGGCCTCACCCGGCTCAGCCAGGAGGACGGCAGCGCCCTGTGGCGTGTGGACCGCCAGGTCTCGCGCGCCGCGATCGTGCCCGAGTCCGGCGACCCGCTGCCCGTCGCCGCGGGCCCCGTCGAGCTGCACACGAACATCCCGGCCGGCGACGAGGGCCGCACCCTGCGGCTCGCCGACGCGGCCGACGACGGCTGGACGGCGACCCTGGACGGCACCCCGCTGACCAGGACCACGCTGGACGGCTGGGCTCAGGGCTTCGACCTGCCCGCGACGGGCGGCCGCCTGGATGTCGTCTACGAATCGCCCGCGAGCCACACGGGATGGCTGTGGGCGCAGGGTGCGCTCGCCGTGGTCCTGGTGGTCCTCGCCCTTCCGGGGCGGCGCCGCGACGTGGACGACGACCTCCCGGACGAGCCCGTCATCCCGGCGCAGCCGGTCGAGGGCGAGGGGCGCAGGGCGCGCAGGCTGCGGGCCGCGCAGGCCGAGCAGGAGGCCGCGCAGGCAGCCGCCGGGCAGGACGAGGCCGCCGGTGCGGTGCCCCCTCCTCCGGAGGAGGAGGCCTTCGCCGCGGTGCCCCAGCAGCAGTCGTACGACGAGTGGGAGGCCCCCGCCCACGCGGGCGCCGAGTACGGCACGTACCAAGGCGAGCAGCAGTACCAGGACGCGCAGTACCCGGCGGGTGGCTACGACCAGGCCGACCAGGTGGCGTACCAGGACCCCTACCAGGGCGGCCAGTACGACCCGTACGCCTACGGAGGCGCACAGCAGGGCGGCGAGCAGTACGGGCAGTCGTTCGACGCCACGTACGGGCAGCAGCCGCCGATGCCGCCACAGCCCCCGCAGCCGCCGCACGGCACCGACAGTGAGCGCCCCGACGGGAGCCAGCAGTGA